The genomic stretch GAGTACGCCCAGTTCCGCGCCGTCCTCGGCCAGGCGTCCGGCTTTCAGTCGCTGCAGTACCGCGAGGTCGAGTTCCTGCTCGGCAACAAGAACGCGGAGATGCTCGAGGTCTTCGCTCACGACCCCGCGGCCCGCGACATCCTCGAGGAGACCCTGTGCGCGCCGAGCCTCTACGACGAGTTCCTGCGCCACCTCGCCCGGCTCGGCTACGCGGTCCCGGCGACGAGCGTCGAGCGCGACTGGTCGCTGCCGCACGCCCGCGACCCCGCCCTCGTCGAGGTCCTCGCCGGCGTCTACGCCGACCCGGAGGGCCAGTGGCCCCAGTACGAGCTGTGTGAGCAGCTCGTCGACGTCGAGGAGAGCTTTCAGCTCTGGCGCTTCCGGCACATGAAGACGGTCGAGCGGATCATCGGCTACAAGCGCGGCACCGGCGGGTCGTCAGGCGTGGGCTTCCTGCGCGCCGCGCTGGACCTCACCTTCTTCCCCGAGCTGCTGGAGGTCCGCACGGAGATCGGGCCGTGACGGCGAGCTCGCCGTCCGTGCGCCGGCGGCGGCCGCGGGCGGCGCTGGCCACGCTGTGCGAGGCTGCCCGGATGAGCGCATCCGATCGCTTCGTCCCCGGCCAGATGGACTGGTTCTCCGGCGCCGCCCGCGGCGGCGGCCTCGTGTTCCTCGCCGGCCACGTCGGCGCCGACGGCGAGGGCGGCGGCGCGGACGCGCCGTTCGCCACGCAGGTCACCCGCGCCCTGGACCACTTCGAGCACACCCTCGCGAACGCGGGGCTCGGCTTCTCGGCGCTGCTGAAGGTCAACGTCTATCTCGCCGACATCGCGGACTTCGCGGAGTTCAACGAGATCTATCTCGCGCGCCACCCGGCGCCGCGCCCCGCGCGCACGACGGTGCAGACGCCGCTCGCGCAGGGCTGGCGTTTCGAGATCGATGGCGTGGCGGTCGACGAGCGCTGATCGCCGTCAGCGCCGGCCGAAGCGGCGCAGCCGCAGCGCGTTGGCGACCACCGAGACGCTCGACAGCGCCATCGCCAGGCCGGCGATCAGCGGGTTGAGCAGCGCGGCGGCAGCGAGCGGCAGCGCCGCGAGGTTGTAGCCGAACGCCCAGCCGAGGTTCTGCTTGATCGTGCGCAGGGTCGCGCGCGACAGGCGGATCGCGTCCGCGGCGGCGCGCAGGTCGCCGCTGACGAGCGTGAGGTCGGACGCCTCGATCGCCACGTCCGTGCCGGTGCCGATGGCCAGGCCCAGATCGGCCTGGGCAAGCGCCGGCGCGTCGTTGATGCCGTCGCCGACCATCGCGACGACCCGGCCCTCGGCCTGCAGGCGCCGAACGACGCCGGCCTTGTCGGCGGGCAGCACCTCGGCGATGACCTCGTCGATGCCCACCTCGGCCGCCACGGCGCGCGCGGTCGCCTCGTTGTCGCCGGTCAGCAGCACCGGCCGCAGCCCGAGGCCGCGCAGCCCGGCCACCGCCTCGGCGCTGGTCGCCTTGACGGTGTCGGCGACGACGATCACGGCGCGCGCCTCGCCGTCCCACGCCGCGGCCACCGCGGTGCGCCCCTGCGCCTCGGCGGCGCGGCGGGCCGCGTCGAGCTCGGCGGGCAGCGTCACGCCCCAGTCGTCGCGCAGCAGCGCGGGCCGGCCGACCTGCACGCCGTGGCCGTCGACGACGCCTTCGACGCCGAGGCCCTCGCGGTTGGCGAACGACTCGACGGCGGGCAGCGGGCCGGTGGCGTCCCGGGCGGCGCGGGCGATCGCCTGCGCGATCGGGTGCTCGGACGCATCCTCGAGCGCGCCGGCGATGCGCAGCGCCTCGTCGCGGCTCGTCCCCGGGATCGTCACGACGTCGGTCACGCTCATCTGCCCGGTCGTGATCGTGCCCGTCTTGTCGAGGACGACCGTGTCGACCTTGCGCGTGGACTCGAGGATCTCGGGCCCCTTGATGAGCAGCCCGAGCTGGGCCCCGCGGCCGGTGCCGACGAGCAGCGCCGTCGGCGTGGCGAGCCCGAGCGCGCACGGGCAGGCGATGATGAGGACGGCGACCGCGGCGGTGATGGCGAACTGCGCGCTCTCGCCGGTGCCGAGCCAGAACCCGAGCGTCGCGACGGAGAGGCCGATGACGACGGGCACGAAGATCCCCGACACGCGGTCGGCGAGCCGCTGCACCGGCGCCTTGCCGCTCTGCGCGTCGGTCACGAGCCGGGCGATCTGGGCCAGCGCGGTGTCCGCACCGACCTTCGTGGCGCGCACGATCAGCCGGCCGCCGGCGTTGACCGTCGCGCCCGCGACGTCGTCGCCCGGCGCCTTCTCGACCGGCACCGACTCGCCCGTGAGCAGGGACTGATCCACCGCGGAGCGGCCCTCCTCGACGACGCCGTCCGTCGCGACCTTCTCGCCCGGGCGCACGACGAAGCGGTCACCGGCGTGCAGCTCCTCGATGGGGACGCGCCGTTCGGTGCCGTCGGCGTCGAGGATCGCGACGTCCTTGGCGCCGAGCTCGAGCAGGGCGGCCAGGGCGGCCCCGGCACGGCGCTTGGCCTTCGCCTCGAAGTAGCGCCCGGCGAGGATGAACACCGTCACCGCGGAGGCGACCTCGAGATAGACCTCGGTCCCGCCGGCGCTGTCCGGGATGAGATCGAACGGCATGCGCATCTCGGGGTCTCCGGCGCCGCCGAGGAACAGCGCATACAGCGACCACAGCCATGCGGCGAGCACGCCGACCGAGATCAGCGTGTCCATCGTGGCGGTGGCGTGCTTGAGGTTCGCCCACGCCGCCCGGTGGAACGGCCAGGCGCCCCAGACGACGACCGGCGACGCGAGCGTCAGCGACAGCCACTGCCAGTTGTCGAACTGCAGCGGCGGGATCATCGACATGAGGAGCACCGGCAGCATCAGCGCGAGGCTGATGAGCAGGCGGCGGCGCAGCGGCGCGGTCTCGTCGGCCTCGGCGTCGGCGTGCCCGCCCGCGGCGGGCTGGGCCGAGGGCAGCACGGCCTGATAGCCCGCCGACGCGACGGCCTCCACGAGCGCCTGCGGGGCGACCGCGGCGGCGTCGAAGTCGACCGTCGCCTTCTCGGTGGCGTAGTTGACCGTGGCGCTGACGCCGTCGAGCTTGTTCAGGCGGCGCTCGATGCGGTTCGCGCACGAGGCGCACGTCATGCCGGTGATCGGCAGCTCGACGTGATCCATGGTGGCGGGGCTCATCGAGTGACCTCCTCGGTGAACGCGGCGGTGTGGACGCGGCCGTCGGCCTTGAACTGCAGGAAGAGGCGATAGCGGCCCTCGGTCGGGAACGTCGCGTCGAAGCCGATGCCCTCCTCCTCGCCGTGCTCGGTCGGGTGCACGTGCAGGAAGGCGAGGTCGCCCTCGCGCAGCGCGACCAGGTGGCCGCCGGCGCCCAGGTAGGGATCGGTGTGCACGGGCCGGCCGTCGCGCGTGATCTCGAAGCGCAGGTCGGCCTCGTCGCCGGGATGCGCGTCGCCCGCGGTCAGGCGCACGTCGTAGCCGTCGGCGGTCCGGGACTCGGTCGCGGGGGCCGGCAGCGCCTGCAGGTCCGCCGTGCCGTCGACCCGCAGGTCTGTGGCCAGCGTGCGCGGCTCGCCGTCGTGCGAGAAGTCGGCGAAGACGCGGTACGAGCCGGCCTCGTCGAGGCGCAGCGGGGTGGTCCACGTCCCGTCGGGGTTCTGCGTCGGATGAAGATGCTGGAAGCCGGTCATGTCGCGGCGCACGACGATGAGGTGCATGCGCTTGGTGTGGGTGACGTCGAAGTCCCCGACGGGAAGACCATCCTCCCCGGTGATCGTGAAGGCAAGGCGCTCGTCGCGGCCGCGGCGCAGCTCGGGCGTGGCGAGCTCGAGCCTCAGGCCGTCCTCGGCGGCGGCCAGGCCGCGCACCGGGTGGGCGCCCCCGTCCATCCCGTCCATCGCGGGCGTGTCGCCGTGGCCGGCCATCTTCGGCGGCTGGGAGCCCTCGCGGTCGGGGCCGAGGGTCGCACCGGCGACCGCGCCGCCGCCGAGCAGCAGGGCGAGCAGCGCCGCGAACCCGGCGAGCTTGGTCGGGGCGCTCATCGTGCGACCTCGTAGCCGGCCTCGGCGACGGCGGCGGCCACGGCGTCGTCGCTGACGCCCTCGCCGGCGACGACGAGCCGGCCGGTGGCGAGGTCGATCTCGACGGCCCCCACCCCGGGGATCTCCGAGACCTCCTCGCGCACGGATGAGACGCAGTGCGTGCAGGACATACCGGCGACCTGGTACTCGCGGGCCCGGCTGGTCTGGATCAGGGTCTGGCTCATCGTGCCTCCATCATACGGCTGGGGGGTATGGCGTGGGGGAAACCTAGCACAGATACCCCAGGGGGGTAAAGGGCAGCCTGACGAGATGCGGACGACGCGCGCCGTCCACTGCGATCGACGTGCCGAGCTCGGCGTGGATCGTCGGCAGGGCGACGACGATTCGCCGCCACGAGGTGGGCGGCAGACCCCACCCCTTGTGTGACCGACCGCATCGTGCGGGGCCGCGCAGCATGCGACGCTCCTTGGGGCCTCGAACGGCAAGGGAGCAGGATGGGCGGGCAACGACGGATCGTCATGGCGGGGGTGGTCGTCGCCGCGCTGCTCGCGTCGGCGCCGGCGGTGGCCGGCGCGGCGACCGCCAAGATCCGCAACGGGACGTTGACCTACACCGCCGCGCCGGGCGAGGCGAACGTCCTCAGCGTCAAGTTCGCCTCGGGCGCGTTCGTGCTCAGCGACTCGGGCGCCCTGATCACGCCGGGAACCGGCTGCACCGCCCGGGCGCCGGCGCACCTGGTGACGTGCAGCGCCGTCGACCTCGACGGGATCGGGGCCGCGCTGGGCGACGGCGGAGACGCGCTGAAGGTCGACGCGTCCGTGCCGCTCGGCGTCGCCGCCCTCGGCGGCGCGGGCGATGACGTGCTGCGCGGGGGCCCGCAGGCCGACAGCCTCTCCGGCGGTCCGGGCGCCGACCGCCTCGACGGAGCGGCCGGCGCCGACGTGCTGCGCGGCGGCGACGACGTCGACACCGCCGACTACTCGACGCGCACGCAGGCCGTCGGGGTGACGCTCGACGCCGTCGCGGGCGACGGCGAGGCCGGGGAGGGCGATCTCGTGGACTCGACCGTCGAGAACGTGACCGGCGGCGCCGGGCCGGACGTGCTCGTCGGCGACGCGCATGCCAACCGGCTGCTCGGCGGTGGGGGAGACGACACCCTGCAGGGCATGGGGGGCGCGGACGTCCTCGACGGGGGCGGCGGGGGCAACACCGCCACGTACCGCGAGCGGACCGGTCCCGTCGTCGCCAGCCTCGACGACGTCGCCAACGACGGCGCTCCGGGCGAGAAGGACCTGCTGACCCGCGTCCAGAACCTGGTCGGCGGCACGGGGGCGGATACGCTGACGGGCTCCGCGAACGCCAACCGGCTCGACGGGGGGCCGGGCGCGGACCGTCTCGATGCGCTCGCCGGACCGGACACCGTGCGGGGCGGAACCGGCAGCGACGTCGTGCTGCTGGGGACGGGCAACGATGCGTTCGACTGGCTGCCGGGCGACAGCAGCGACGTGGTCGAGGGCCAGGGCGACAACGACACGCTGCGGTTCTCCGGGGCGAACATCGGCGAGCACTTCGACCTCTCGGCGAACGGCGGGCGACTGCGGCTGCTGCGCGACGTCGGCAACGTGTCGATGGACGTCGGCGGCGTCGAGCAGGTGGACCTGCGGGCCGCGGGCGGCGCCGACGCGATCGCCGTGCACGATCTCGCCGGCACGAACGTCAAGAGCGTGCGGCTCGACCTCGCCGCCGGCGGGATGCCCGACGCGGGTGACGGGCAGCCCGACGTCGTCGACGTCGCCGGGACGAACGGGATCGACGCGATCGCCGTCGGCACGGCCGGCGACGAGACCGTGGTGAGCGGTCTGCCGGCGCCGGTCGCGGTCGCCCACGCCGACGATCCAGGTGACGTGCTGCGCGTCGACGGGGCGGGCGGCAGCGACGCGGTCGTCGCGGATTCCGCCCCGATGCCCGTCGCCGTCCTCGGCGGCGACGGCACGGACACGGTCACGGCGCTCGGGACCGGCGGCCCGGACGCGTTCACCCTCTCCCCCCAGGCCCCCGAGGTCCTGGTGTCGCGCACCGACCTCCGGCTGTCGGTGCAGGCCGAGCGCCTTGCCGTCCAGGGGCTGGGCGGGGACGACAGCATCCTCGCCGGCAACGGCATCGCCGGCCTCGGCATCGCGCTGACCCTCGACGGCGCTGCCGGGAGCGACACCATCCAGGGCAGCGACGGGGCCGACACGATCCTGGGCGGCGACGACGCCGACACGATCCGGGGCGGCCGCGGCGGCGACCTCGCCCTGCTCGGCGCCGGCGACGACAGCTTCGGCTGGGCGCCCGGCGACGGCTCGGACACCGTCGAGGGCCAGGCGGGCGCCGACACGCTGCGCTTCGACGGCGCGAACATCGCCGAGATCATCGACCTCTCGGCGAACGGCGGGCGCCTGCGCCTCACGCGCAACGTCGCGAGCGTCGTCATGGACGTCGACGGCGCCGAGCGGATCGACGTCCACGCCCTGGGCGGGGCGGACGCCCTGAGCGTGCACGACCTCACCGGCACCGCGGTGACGGATGCGACCTTCGACCTCGCGGCCTTCGGCACGACGATGGGCGACGGGCAGGCCGACACCGTCAACGTCGACGCGACCCAAGGCGCCGACGTGGCGACCGTGGCCGGCGACGCGTCCGGCGTCGCCGTGGCGGGGCTTGCGTCGCGCGTGTCGATCGTCGGGCAGGAGGCGGCGCTCGACACGCTGGCCGTGCGGCTGCTCGCCGGCGACGACGTCCTCGATGCCTCGGGCCTCGCCGCGGACGGCATCCGCCTGAGCGGTGCCGGGGGCGACGGCGACGACGTGCTCATCGGCAGCGCGGGCGCCGACGCGCTCTTCGGCGACGCCGGCGACGACGTCCTCATCGGGGGGCCGGGCAACGACGCGCTCGACGGCGGCCCCGGCGACAACATCGTGATCCAGGACTGAGGCGGCGTCCTACGCCCGCTCGGCGAGCTCGGTCAGTCGGGCGACCGTCGCGTCGATCTCCTCGTCGGTCGTGCGCGGGTTGATCGTGCACAGCCGCAGGACCGGGCGCCCGCGCAGGACCGTGGAGGTCGGCACCGCGTAGCCGTCGGCGACCGCGCGCGCCGCGATGTCGACCGCGCCGGCGCGCTCGTGGGCGAAGGTCACGACCGCGAGCTGCGCGGGCGTGACGATCTCCCAGCCGGGCGTCGCGCGCAGCGCCGCTTCCGCGCGCTCGGCCAGCGCGATGCCGCGGGCGACCGCGTCCCGGATCGCGTCCACGCCGAACGCCTTGATGGTCAACCACAGCTTCAGCGCCCGGGTGGCCCGGGTCAGCTGCGGGCCGCGGTCGCGGAAGTTCACCTCGCCGGTCGTGTCGCGCAGGTACTCGGGCTCCATGGCGAAGGCGGCGGCGAGCGCGCCGGGCTCGCGGACGAGCAGCGCGCCGACCTCGTACGGGGCGAACAGCCACTTGTGCGGGTCGGCGGCGAGGGAGTCCGCGCGCTCCATCCCGTCCAGCAGCGCCCGGCCCTGCTCGGTCAGCGCCGCCGGGGCACCGTACGCGCCGTCGACGTGCAGCCAGAGGCCTTCCGCGGCGGCGAGGTCGGCGAGCGCGGCCAGCGGGTCGACCGTGCCCGTGTTCGTCGTGCCCGCCGTGGCGATCAGGCAGAACGGCCGCAGGCCGGCGGACCGGTCGGCGGCGATGGCCCCCGCCACGGCGCCCGGCACCAGCCGGAACCCGCTACCGGTGGGCAGCAGGCGGACGCGGTCCGGCGCGAAGCCGAGGATGCGCAGCGCCCGGGTGATCGAGGCGTGCGTCTGGTCGGAGCAGTAGACGACGGCGTCCGGGTCGTGGCCGCCGAGCCGCGCCGCCCGCGCCGCCGCGAGCGCGGTGAGGCTGGACGCGGACCCGCCGCTGAGCAGGATCCCCTCGGTGCCGGCCGGCATCCCCAGCATCTCGGCGAGCCAGTCGAGCACCACGAGCTCGAGCACCGTCGGGCCCGTGCTGCCCACCCAGGACGTGGCGATCGCGTTCATCCCGCTCGCCAGCGCGTCGCCGAGCATGCCGACCGGGCTGCTCGGGCTCGGGACGCGCGCGAAGAAGCGGGGGTGGTCGCCGTGCTGCATGTTGCGCAGCACGACGCCGGCGGCCAGGTCGAGCGCCTCGTCGAGGTCGCCCGGCGCCTCGGGCAGCGGCTCGCGCAGCCGCGCCTCGAGGGCGGCCCGCTCGCCGACGACGACCGGCGGCAGGTCGCGCAGGCCGGCGAGGTGGTCGACGACCATGTCGACGACGCGGTAGCCGAGCCGCCGCACCTCCTCCGGCGGGAGGCTGAGCGGCTCGTCGTGGTCGGGGGCCATGACGCGGCGGATGTTGGCAGACCCCGGCACGCCGGCTGCGACGCGTCCGGGGCCGCCGGCGGCGAAGATGGTGGGAAGACCCCATTCCGCGGTGGCGGTCCGACGGCCAGGATGGACCCATGGTCAACCGTCTTCGTGATGGCGGCGCCGCGCATCGCGGCGCCGTCGCCGCTTCCGCAGGTCCCGTCCCGGTCGTCGCCGCCGGCCGTCCCGTGCTCACGGCGCGCGGGGCGGAGATCCTGGCCGCCGAGGTCGAGAGGCTGCGTGACCTCAAGGGCGAGGAGTTCCGCGCCCGCCGCCGCGACGCGCTGTCCGTGTCGGCCGCCGACGAGGACGCCCAGTTGGCGATCGGCGAGGACGAGGCCGTCATCGACGCCCGGATCGCCAACCTCGCGCAGCTGCTGCACCAGGCGGAGATCGTCGACCACGACGTCCGCGGCGAGGACATCGTCAACCTCGGGTCGCGGGTGCTCCTGGAGGATCTCACGACCGGAGCGGTGGTGGAGTACGAGATGGTCGCGTGGCACGACGGCGCGACCGCGGGCACGGTGTCCGCGGCCTCCCCGGTCGGGCAGGCGATCCTCGGCCGCGGCGTCGGCGACGAGCTGACCATCGGCCTGCCGGGCGGGCGGCAGCGCTCGCTGCGGATCGCCGGGCTCGACGACGTCGCGTCGCTGCACGCCTGACGGCGTGCGATGACGTCGCTGCACGTCTGACGGCGTGCGACGACGTCGCGTCGCTGCACGTCTGACGGCGTGGGCGTGGGCGTGATCTCGACCACGCTCACGATCACCGAGATCGGCCGGCGGCTGGGGGTCTCGCGGTGGGCGGCGTACCGGCGTCCCAGCGTCCTCGTGCGCCACGGCTTCGTGGGCCGGCGCTGAGCGTCACGGCCGGCGATCTGCATAGGACGCCCCATGGTCCCGGGGCGCCGTCGCACGGACGATGGTGGCATGGATCCTGCGCGCCGGCCCGTTGGCGACCGCCAGCGCCTCTGGCGCGCGGCGGCGCTTCTGGCGCTCGTCGTCGGCGTGGCAGCGCTGTACCTGCCGGACGGCGGTCGCGCGAAGCAGCCGGCGCCGACGTTCGCCGACTTCCTCGAGCAGCGCGACCGACGTGCGCTGCGTGAGGCGACGGTCCGCACGCGCGACCACACGGTGGACGTCACCCCCAAGGAAGGGCCGTCGTATGCCGTGGGCTTCCCGGCGGCCTATGGGCAGGAGCTGATCGAGGGGCTCGAAGCGCACGGCGTGCCGTTCACCGTGAAGGGCAGCGGCCGCAGCACGTGGGAGGTCCTGGCGCCGTGGGCGCTGCTCCTCGCGGTCGTCGTCGCGATCGCCGTGCTGCTCGGGCGCCGCATGCGGGCCGGCGGGGGCGGCGCGGCAGCCAGGCGCATGCGCAAGGCGCCGGCGCGGCAACTCGACCCGCGCTCGCCGAAGATCACGTTTCGTGATGTGGCGGGCGCCGATGAGGCGGTCGAGGAGCTGCACGAGATCAAGGAGTTCTTGGAGAACCCGAAGAAGTTTCAGGCGTTGGGGGCGCGGATCCCGAAGGGTGTGTTGTTGTATGGGCCTCCGGGGACGGGCAAGACGTTGTTGGCGCGGGCGGTGGCGGGTGAGGCGGGGGTGCCGTTCTTCTCGATCTCGGGCTCGGATTTCGTGGAGATGTTCGTGGGGGTGGGTGCGTCGCGGGTGCGGGATCTGTTTGAGCAGGCCAAGCAGAACTCGCCGTGCATCATCTTCATGGATGAGATCGATGCGGTCGGTCGCCATCGTGGTGCCGGTTTGGGTGGCGGCCACGACGAGCGTGAGCAGACGCTCAACCAGCTGCTGGTCGAGATGGACGGCTTCACGATGACCGACAACATCATCCTGATCGCCGCGACGAACCGGCCGGACATCCTCGACCCGGCGCTGCTGCGTCCGGGGCGGTTTGATCGCCAGATCGTGGTCGATCGTCCGGATCGCAAGGGCCGTTCGAAGATTCTGGAGGTCCATACGCGCGGCAAGCCGTTGGCCAAGGAGATCAACGTCGATGCGCTGGCCGGTCAGACGCCGGGGTTCACGGGGGCGGACCTGGCGAACCTGGTCAATGAGGCGGCGTTGTTGTCGGCGCGGAACGGCAAGCGGGAGATCACCCAGGTTGAGCTCGAAGAGGGGATCATGCGGGTGATCGCGGGGCCGGAGAAGAAGACGCGGGTGATGAGCGAGAAGGAGCGGCTGATCACGGCGTATCACGAGATGGGCCATGCGATCGTCGGTCACGTGCTCGAGTTCGCCGATCCGGTGCACAAGGTGTCGGTCGTCTCGCGTGGTCAGGCGTTGGGGTACACGATCTCGATGCCGCAGGAGGATCGCTTTTTGACGACGCGCGCGGAGTTGCAGGACACGATGGCGATGACGTTGGGGGGTCGCGCGGCGGAGGAGATCGTCTTTGACGAGATCACCACGGGCGCGTCGAACGACCTCGAGAAGGTCACGGCGACGGCCAAGCAGATGGTGATGCGTTTCGGGATGAGCGAGAAGCTCGGCCCGCGCGTGTTCGGTCACGATCATGGCCAGCCGTTCTTGGGGCGCGAGTTCAGCTCGGAGCCGGATTACAGCGACGAGATCGCGCGCGAGATCGACGACGAGATCCGCCGCATCGTGGAATCCGCCCACCAACGCGCCAAGGACATCCTGCTGACCCACCATGCCCTGCTCGACGCGGGCGCGGACGCGCTGCTGGCGCGCGAGTCCCTCGAACGCGACGAGCTCATCGCGCTGTTCGACCACCACGGCCGTCGTTCGGGGTTGACGGTCGTGGCCACGGGCACGACACTCGCATGAGGAGGCGCACGATGCCGGAACCGATCCCGATCCCCACCCCGCCGAAGCAGCCGCCGGGACGGCCGCTGCGACCGACCGTCGACGAGCTGGGCGAGGCGTCGTTCCCCGCCAGCGACCCGCCGCCGTCCTGGATCTGGGAACCACCGCGCACCCCGCCGGGCGCCTGACGCCGATCAGGCGGCGACGTCGTCGGCGAGCGGGCCGCGCACCTCGATGAGGCAGCCCGCCTCGTCGGGGTCCTTCGGCACGAACCCGGTGAGCCTCGTCTTCGGGTCGATCGTGTCGAGCATCCCGCGGGTGATCCCGCGGTGCAGGCCGCACACGACCGGCTGGCGCTCGTGCACGAGATCGCGGTACGGGCAGTTGCGCAGGCAGTAGGTCAGCTCGGCCGGATGGTCCGGGTCGGTCTCGCGCTGCGGCGCGAAGCCCATCGCGGTCAGCGCGGCGTACATGCGCTGATCCGGCGTGCTGCCGGGGTCGGGCGGGGGAAGGCTGCGTCCGATCGTGCGCCCGGCCGCCTCGACGTCGCGCACCTTCAGCCCACCGGCTGCGATGACGTGCAGGAGGAAGCGGCCGATGTCGGCGTAGCCGGTCGGCGGGTCGCCGCCGGGCAGCGCGTCCGGGCTGATCGCCCAGCGGTCCCGCGGCCGGCCGCGCGGCCGCCGCTCCCGCTCGCGGTCGAGCAGGCCCGCGGCGTGCAGCGCCTCGAGATGCAGCCGGACGCCGTTGGGGTGCAGGCCGAGCGCGCGGGCGAGCTCGTCGGTGCCTGCGGGGCGGCGCAGCTCGCCGAGCAGCGCGAACAGGCGCGCCCGAGTCGGCTGGGACAGCGCGTCCCCCGGTGGCGTGCGGATGTCCACGGGCCCAGAAGATTGCACAGCTGCAGTGTGCAATCAAGAAGTGAGTGTGATTTTCCTAAGGCAATTGTGAGAAGCTGGTGCAGCGGCGATCGCACCGGTGCTCGCCGTCCCATTCGAAAGGAGCCCCGATGACCGCGATCAGTCCCTCGAGCACCCTGGCCGAGCTGGTCATCGCCCGTCCCGCTCGCACGCGTCTCTTCGAGCAGCTGCGGCTGGACTACTGCTGCGGCGGGTCGCGCACGCTGGCCGAGGCCTGCGCGCAGCGCGAGCTCGATCCGAGCACGGTCGCGACGCTGATCGCGGCGCTCGACGCGGAGCCCGGCGACCGCGACGACGCCCACGACGTCACGCGGGCGTCGGTCGGCGATCTCTGCGACCACATCGTCGCGGCCCACCACGGCGCCCTGCGCCGCGATCTGCCGCTGATCTCCGACCTCGTTGCGACCGTGGTGCGCGTCCACGGCGTCCAGCGGCCGGAGCTGCGCGACCTGCAGCGGGTGTTCACGACGATGCGCGTGAGCCTCGAGCAGCACATGGTGGTGGAGGAGGAGACGCTGTTCCCGGCCTGCCGTGCGACGGCGGCCGGTGTCCTGCGGGGAGTCGACGAGGAGCTGCTGGGCCAGCACGAGGCCGACCATGACGAGGTGGGCGAGTCGCTCGTCGCGCTGCGCGAGCTGTCGGGCGGCTACAGCGCCAAGCGCGCGCTGTGCGGCACGCACCGCGCGCTGCTGGAGTCACTGCGCGAGCTGGAGCTCGACCTGCACCAGCACGTGCACGAGGAGAACAACATCCTGTTCCCGCGGGTGCGCGCCGCCGCCGTGCGCTGACGGTCGCCCCGGCCGGTCAGAGCCGCAGGCGGGCGGAGCCGATCGTCCGCGCCGCCAGGGCGAGCGCGCGGGCGGCGACGACGAGCGCGGCGCCGGCGAGCGCGATCCGCGCCCCGTCGGCGAGCGTCGCGAGCCCGGCCGCCCGCGCCACGGCCAGGACGAGCACCGCGCCGGCTGCCAGCGCGGTCAGCGCCCGGTCGCGCCCGGGCGTGGGCGCCGGCATCGCCAGCGCGAGATTGCGCACCCGGTGCAGCACGGCGAGGAGGTGCAGCAGCGCGCCGGCGACCGTCATGCCGATCCAGCCCGCCACGAGCAGGGTCGCGAGGACCGAGCGGGCGCTGCCCGGCAGGGGCGCCTGGAACCCGTCGGCGGCGCCGACGGCGAGGGCGGTCAGCAGTCCCCCGACGAGGAACGCCTGGCCGGTTCCGACCAGCCGGGCCGGGAGGCTGAGGCCCGACGGCGCGGCGCGCAGGCAGCCGAGGACGTTCGCCGCGAGCAGGCCGGCGCCCAGCACCAGCGCGATCCACCCCGCCCCGAGCAGCGCGCGCGAGTCGACGGCCGCCCCCGCGGCCAGGAGCGCCACGCCCGCCAGCCAGGCCGTGAACGTCGGGCCCTGCAGGCGGGGGTGCGGCAGGCGGGTCTGGGTGAGAGACGGATAGAAGGTGTGCAGGGTGCCCACGATGGAGGTGCCCAGCCATCCCGCGAGGTTGAGCGCGAGGTGCGCGCCGAGCAGGCTGCCGTGCGGCCACGCCGTGCCCCGCGCCATCGCGATCCCCACCAACGCGCCGAGCCCCAGGCAGCCGGCGCAGGCGTAGTACCAGCGGACGGCCCACCGCGCCCGTTGCAGCGAGCGTCGCTCGAGCCGCCAGAGGGACGCCGCGAACAGCCCGAGGGTCGCGGCGATCGCAAGGCCCCCCGCGTCGGTGAGCGCCGTGATCCGCGCCGGGACGCCCACGGCCACCAGCAGCGTTCCCGCGATCCAGCCCGCGAG from Capillimicrobium parvum encodes the following:
- the ftsH gene encoding ATP-dependent zinc metalloprotease FtsH, whose product is MDPARRPVGDRQRLWRAAALLALVVGVAALYLPDGGRAKQPAPTFADFLEQRDRRALREATVRTRDHTVDVTPKEGPSYAVGFPAAYGQELIEGLEAHGVPFTVKGSGRSTWEVLAPWALLLAVVVAIAVLLGRRMRAGGGGAAARRMRKAPARQLDPRSPKITFRDVAGADEAVEELHEIKEFLENPKKFQALGARIPKGVLLYGPPGTGKTLLARAVAGEAGVPFFSISGSDFVEMFVGVGASRVRDLFEQAKQNSPCIIFMDEIDAVGRHRGAGLGGGHDEREQTLNQLLVEMDGFTMTDNIILIAATNRPDILDPALLRPGRFDRQIVVDRPDRKGRSKILEVHTRGKPLAKEINVDALAGQTPGFTGADLANLVNEAALLSARNGKREITQVELEEGIMRVIAGPEKKTRVMSEKERLITAYHEMGHAIVGHVLEFADPVHKVSVVSRGQALGYTISMPQEDRFLTTRAELQDTMAMTLGGRAAEEIVFDEITTGASNDLEKVTATAKQMVMRFGMSEKLGPRVFGHDHGQPFLGREFSSEPDYSDEIAREIDDEIRRIVESAHQRAKDILLTHHALLDAGADALLARESLERDELIALFDHHGRRSGLTVVATGTTLA
- a CDS encoding helix-turn-helix transcriptional regulator; protein product: MDIRTPPGDALSQPTRARLFALLGELRRPAGTDELARALGLHPNGVRLHLEALHAAGLLDRERERRPRGRPRDRWAISPDALPGGDPPTGYADIGRFLLHVIAAGGLKVRDVEAAGRTIGRSLPPPDPGSTPDQRMYAALTAMGFAPQRETDPDHPAELTYCLRNCPYRDLVHERQPVVCGLHRGITRGMLDTIDPKTRLTGFVPKDPDEAGCLIEVRGPLADDVAA
- a CDS encoding DUF542 domain-containing protein yields the protein MTAISPSSTLAELVIARPARTRLFEQLRLDYCCGGSRTLAEACAQRELDPSTVATLIAALDAEPGDRDDAHDVTRASVGDLCDHIVAAHHGALRRDLPLISDLVATVVRVHGVQRPELRDLQRVFTTMRVSLEQHMVVEEETLFPACRATAAGVLRGVDEELLGQHEADHDEVGESLVALRELSGGYSAKRALCGTHRALLESLRELELDLHQHVHEENNILFPRVRAAAVR